One window of the Dreissena polymorpha isolate Duluth1 chromosome 5, UMN_Dpol_1.0, whole genome shotgun sequence genome contains the following:
- the LOC127881299 gene encoding small lysine-rich protein 1-like, which yields MALTLDEFNTRPGHNANMPKKSGKKGKKSGKKSGKKSGKKGGKKSAKGSAKAVKGEKTEVDIMSQAAMENLYYIAHDAPQALEMRGFGWESGGGGGKKGKKGKKGGKKKKKKK from the exons ATGGCTTTGACACTTGATGAGTTCAACACTCGACCAGGTCATAACGCCAACATG CCAAAGAAAAGCGGAAAGAAGGGAAAGAAGTCCGGCAAGAAATCCGGCAAGAAGTCTGGAAAGAAGGGAGGGAAGAAATCAGCAAAGGGGTCAGCGAAGGCAGTGAAAGGGGAGAAAACTGAGGTGGACATTATGAGTCAGGCAGCAATGGAGAACCTGTATTATATTGCACATGACGCGCCACAGGCCCTAGAGATGAGGGGCTTTGGATGGGAGTCTGGGGGAGGGGGAGGCAAGAAGGGTAAAAAGGGCAAGAAAGGcggaaaaaagaaaaagaagaagaaatga
- the LOC127881280 gene encoding zinc finger protein 761-like has translation MTSYGLLDDAASPNLPILSPEPDRPSLHQGSSLEKKSDFNILEKLKHLRDEKKFCDVVLEVRGVKFVAHKNVLASWSPKFAAKLFSDNPNVYKDYILVCYDNSEVFSDLLDFMYNGYVAPRETNFLQLLHLAVSFQIETLKNYCEEFLRCNLHLGNFVSTYFLSRKFKLDTLEEYIVGFLQLNLSDTVKQPEFLSLKAEKFNTFLSEGCMKKIKPEIKLFLIISWVGYDVQEREKYLVVLLGHINWCTVANDFLLEINRTENFFTSHESSLYLLLQTLYSAGIPLGPYKNVFPRLRDTHSAILKEVVHTSLLKLDTETFCPVTITVKERPHHRDACVSTNVRSLPCVFRDAAINTNVNSLHFQESECHGSEENQTFTNRNQEVPVYTQEAKYDQFETLGEFIEAEIHEIKLRESQAKMSFENHLETKKPSVISTIEASKPKQPLKKHRSVSQDHAFFKRVKMDEISGQFNMETRKSQRTIVQEKQSIVVENFEVLHEQDTNPKDNYDINSDQTHLTHFNAEVSEAVNKEDALDEEIQDNTGNKVKPNQTVAKNNSRECKKEVSEKEVKQLICQYENCAYITKYAQRMEKHIKTVHETTFELQCNLCQFETKEVRKYNAHMKTHFPGPPFKCDYPRCTYSHEKIQTMLIHRLVHTDDRPFTCDCGMRFRTNNTLIAHKKTHLGVKAYKCPECDVSFATRNTLNQHMVTHSDVRPYLCDLCGFSTKFQSHLIAHKRIHTGEVFTCTVMNCKYSSPKRSQLKSHLRSHYGIRSNICEICSKSFIERSHLLRHQKLHTNERINCEQCDYSTTRKDKLKEHMRKHHSGEGASPPKAKKGKSGTMSKNKNMKKVQPNLTALAISSSVTVDTSAPITVKWDHAGYSVSHDYTDQSTHGDGLLPEDAAFGVLRDSLSNNEPIQPLLRIDQINTHMNISKTSLDSGVIVSQNGILTGSMDGTIMNSSMPVLNILTNVDPMSVSQAVHSRMDTADHAHAYSIINSTAPVNMQQQEFTGLNAFMPFI, from the exons ATGACTTCATATGGTCTCCTAGATGATGCTGCAAGCCCTAATCTGCCTATTCTTTCACCTGAACCAGATCGGCCTTCACTCCATCAGGGCAGTTCCCTGGAGAAGAAATCAGACTTCAACATTCTAGAGAAATTGAAGCATTTGAGAGATGAAAAGAAATTTTGCGATGTGGTCCTGGAGGTGCGAGGTGTGAAATTTGTTGCTCATAAAAATGTCTTGGCATCTTGGAGCCCAAAGTTTGCTGCAAAATTGTTCAGCGATAATCCAAATGTTTATAAAGACTACATTCTTGTGTGCTATGACAACAGTGAAGTGTTCTCGGACTTGTTAGACTTCATGTACAATGGATATGTTGCTCCGAGAGAAACTAACTTCCTCCAGCTGCTTCACTTAGCCGTGAGCTTCCAAATTGAAACACTGAAAAATTATTGTGAAGAGTTCCTTCGGTGCAACTTACACTTGGGTAATTTTGTCAGCACATATTTCTTAAGTCGCAAATTCAAACTGGACACATTAGAAGAGTACATTGTGGGCTTTTTGCAGTTAAATCTTTCAGATACGGTCAAACAGCCAGAGTTTCTGTCTCTGAAGGCTGAAAAATTCAACACTTTCCTGTCCGAAGGATGTATGAAGAAGATCAAGCCAGAAATCAAACTTTTCCTCATTATCAGTTGGGTAGGTTATGATGTTCAGGAAAGGGAGAAATACCTTGTGGTTCTACTTGGTCACATCAACTGGTGCACTGTTGCCAATGACTTCCTTCTTGAAATCAACCGCACTGAAAACTTTTTCACCTCTCACGAGTCAAGCCTCTACTTGCTGCTACAGACCTTGTACAGTGCTGGAATTCCTTTAGGGCCCTACAAAAATGTGTTCCCTAGGTTACGGGATACTCATTCAGCCATTCTTAAAGAAGTTGTTCATACTAGCCTTTTAAAGCTTGACACAGAAACCTTCTGCCCAGTTACAATAACTGTTAAAGAAAGGCCACATCATAGGGATGCATGTGTCAGTACTAATGTAAGATCGCTGCCTTGTGTTTTTAGAGATGCTGCAATAAACACAAATGTAAACAGTCTGCATTTCCAGGAGTCTGAATGTCATGGTTCTGAGGAAAATCAGACATTTACAAACAGAAATCAAGAAGTACCTGTCTACACACAAGAAGCCAAATATGATCAATTTGAAACTCTAGGAGAATTCATTGAAGCAGAAATCCATGAAATTAAACTGAGAGAGTCGCAGGCAAAAATGTCCTTTGAAAATCACCTAGAGACAAAAAAACCGAGTGTAATCTCCACAATAGAAGCCAGCAAACCAAAACAGCCTCTCAAAAAACATAGATCAGTTAGTCAGGATCATGCTTTTTTTAAACGGGTTAAAATGGACGAAATTAGTGGACAATTCAATATGGAAACAAGAAAAAGTCAAAGAACAATTGTACAAGAGAAACAATCTATAGTAGTTGAAAATTTTGAAGTACTTCATGAGCAAGACACTAATCCCAAAGATAATTATGACATTAATAGTGACCAAACTCACCTAACTCATTTTAATGCTGAAGTAAGTGAGGCTGTAAATAAAGAAGATGCACTAGATGAAGAAATTCAAGATAATACTGGAAATAAAGTCAAACCAAATCAAACAGTGGCGAAAAATAACTCAAGGGAGTGCAAGAAAGAGGTTTCTGAAAAAGAGGTTAAACAGCTGATATGCCAGTATGAAAACTGTGCTTATATCACCAAGTACGCACAGAGAATGGAGAAGCATATCAAGACAGTGCATGAAACCACGTTTGAGCTGCAATGCAACCTGTGTCAATTTGAAACGAAAGAAGTGAGGAAGTACAATGCGCACATGAAAACCCATTTTCCAGGACCGCCATTCAAGTGCGACTATCCGCGATGTACGTACAGCCACGAGAAGATCCAGACCATGCTTATTCACAGACTCGTACATACAGATGATAGGCCCTTCACCTGTGACTGTGGAATGAGGTTTAGAACCAATAACACTCTCATTGCTCACAAGAAAACACATTTAG GTGTGAAGGCATACAAATGCCCGGAGTGTGATGTCTCGTTTGCCACACGGAATACCCTGAACCAACACATGGTCACCCATAGCGATGTGCGCCCCTACCTCTGTGACCTGTGTGGGTTTTCAACCAAGTTTCAGTCGCACCTGATTGCACATAAACGTATACATACTG GGGAGGTGTTCACCTGTACGGTAATGAACTGCAAATATTCCTCACCTAAGCGCAGTCAGTTGAAGTCTCACCTGCGATCACATTACGGCATACGGTCCAACATCTGCGAAATCTGCAGCAAGAGCTTCATAGAACGCAGCCATCTCCTGCGCCACCAGAAACTCCACACAAACGAGCGAATAAACTGTGAGCAGTGCGACTATTCAACAACCAGAAAAGATAAGCTGAAGGAACACATGAGGAAACATCACAGTGGGGAAGGGGCATCCCCGCCTAAAGCTAAGAAGGGCAAGTCCGGTACCAtgtctaaaaataaaaacatgaaaaaggTCCAGCCAAATCTGACTGCTTTAGCGATCAGCTCGTCAGTTACTGTGGATACTAGCGCTCCAATCACTGTAAAGTGGGACCATGCAGGATATTCCGTATCACATGATTATACGGACCAATCAACTCACGGGGACGGGTTACTGCCGGAGGACGCCGCATTTGGGGTGCTTCGTGACTCATTGTCGAACAACGAACCAATACAGCCTTTGTTGAGGATCGATCAGATAAATACTCATATGAATATATCCAAGACTTCCCTCGACTCTGGGGTTATTGTTAGTCAGAATGGCATACTGACGGGAAGTATGGACGGAACAATAATGAATTCTTCTATGCCAGTTCTGAACATTTTGACGAATGTGGATCCTATGTCGGTCAGTCAGGCTGTCCACTCCAGAATGGACACAGCTGACCATGCGCATGCTTACTCAATAATCAATTCCACTGCCCCTGTGAATATGCAGCAACAGGAGTTTACAGGGCTCAATGCATTTATGccttttatttaa